The following coding sequences lie in one Cryomorphaceae bacterium genomic window:
- a CDS encoding NAD-dependent epimerase/dehydratase family protein — MKRVLITGAAGFLGSHLCDRFIAEGYHVIGMDNLITGSLSNIEHLFAHEHFEFCHHDVSKFVHVPGELHYILHFASPASPIDYLKIPIQTLKVGSLGTHNLLGLAKAKSARILVASTS; from the coding sequence TTTTTGGGTTCGCACCTGTGCGACCGTTTCATCGCTGAGGGATACCACGTCATTGGGATGGATAATCTCATTACTGGAAGCCTCAGCAACATTGAGCATCTTTTTGCCCATGAGCATTTTGAGTTCTGTCACCACGACGTGTCGAAATTTGTGCACGTGCCCGGTGAACTGCACTATATCCTGCATTTTGCATCTCCGGCCAGCCCGATTGATTACCTCAAAATCCCCATCCAAACCCTCAAAGTTGGCTCGCTCGGAACACACAATCTGCTGGGATTGGCAAAGGCTAAGTCGGCGCGGATACTCGTGGCCAGCACTTC